The Cataglyphis hispanica isolate Lineage 1 chromosome 5, ULB_Chis1_1.0, whole genome shotgun sequence genome has a segment encoding these proteins:
- the LOC126849531 gene encoding limulus clotting factor C isoform X3: protein MYSLGTKRASGLSSAVSDLSNLNVNSLTSNQSITVRQHESVRRFACPIGFFRLKRFCYYLSAGIAPWRDAYFHCKDRNATLAILDRNGKDRMLRRYLMGDQFTKLERWIGGIFNWQQMAWEWGVTGEKMVFQSFGKIEPGKSEKYAWHCIIMDPALKYKWSARSCVERKHYICEVPAGRLSRRRKKSDPFAPQNQRLKPRKKGKKYLNEQRKLQGKKKNRTNWRRNWTDQRENEQWAHGVKLGSRPPSNRPRERMRHRSNRTRLQPAEPRVAQVLPQGREYGAFLGGRLNSHQSQNLDMNNVLSQFHNKINDFAREEILLKP, encoded by the exons atgtattcacTCGGAACGAAACGCGCATCAG GCTTATCCTCGGCTGTTTCGGACTTGTCAAATCTTAACGTCAATTCTTTGACGTCTAATCAATCGATAACAGTGCGACAACACGAATCCGTGAGACGATTCGCGTGTCCCATAGGATTCTTTCGACTGAAACGATTCTGTTATTACCTGAGCGCCGGCATAGCGCCATGGAGAGACGCGTACTTCCATTGCAAGGACAGAAATGCCACCCTGGCTATATTGGACAGAAATGGAAAGGACAGGATGTTGAGAAGGTACTTGATGGGGGATCAGTTCA CGAAATTGGAGCGGTGGATCGGCGGAATTTTCAACTGGCAACAGATGGCCTGGGAATGGGGTGTGACGGGTGAGAAGATGGTTTTCCAGAGTTTCGGGAAAATAGAACCCGGGAAATCTGAGAAGTACGCGTGGCATTGTATCATAATGGATCCCGCATTGAAATACAAGTGGAGCGCGAGAAGCTGCGTCGAACGGAAGCATTATATATGCGAAGTGCCCGCCGGTCGTTTAT CAAGAAGACGCAAGAAGTCGGATCCTTTTGCGCCGCAAAACCAAAGATTAAAACCCAGAAAAAAgggtaagaaatatttaaacgaaCAGAGGAAGCTACagggaaaaaagaagaatcgcACAAACTGGCGAAGAAATTGGACGGACCAAAGAGAGAATGAACAATGGGCTCATGGTGTCAAACTGGGATCGCGGCCACCTTCCAA tAGACCCAGAGAGCGCATGCGACATCGTTCGAATAGGACCCGTTTGCAGCCAGCTGAGCCAAGAGTTGCCCAAGTATTGCCTCAAGGGCGAGAATACGGCGCTTTTCTGGGTGGTAGACTCAATAGCCATCAGTCACAAAATTTGGACATGAATAATGTTCTTTCGCAatttcacaataaaataaacgatttCGCGCGGGAAGAGATTTTGTTGAAGCCATAA
- the LOC126849531 gene encoding limulus clotting factor C isoform X2: MWKCWILFLCFAGLSSAVSDLSNLNVNSLTSNQSITVRQHESVRRFACPIGFFRLKRFCYYLSAGIAPWRDAYFHCKDRNATLAILDRNGKDRMLRRYLMGDQFTKLERWIGGIFNWQQMAWEWGVTGEKMVFQSFGKIEPGKSEKYAWHCIIMDPALKYKWSARSCVERKHYICEVPAGRLSRRRKKSDPFAPQNQRLKPRKKGKKYLNEQRKLQGKKKNRTNWRRNWTDQRENEQWAHGVKLGSRPPSKPRERMRHRSNRTRLQPAEPRVAQVLPQGREYGAFLGGRLNSHQSQNLDMNNVLSQFHNKINDFAREEILLKP; this comes from the exons GCTTATCCTCGGCTGTTTCGGACTTGTCAAATCTTAACGTCAATTCTTTGACGTCTAATCAATCGATAACAGTGCGACAACACGAATCCGTGAGACGATTCGCGTGTCCCATAGGATTCTTTCGACTGAAACGATTCTGTTATTACCTGAGCGCCGGCATAGCGCCATGGAGAGACGCGTACTTCCATTGCAAGGACAGAAATGCCACCCTGGCTATATTGGACAGAAATGGAAAGGACAGGATGTTGAGAAGGTACTTGATGGGGGATCAGTTCA CGAAATTGGAGCGGTGGATCGGCGGAATTTTCAACTGGCAACAGATGGCCTGGGAATGGGGTGTGACGGGTGAGAAGATGGTTTTCCAGAGTTTCGGGAAAATAGAACCCGGGAAATCTGAGAAGTACGCGTGGCATTGTATCATAATGGATCCCGCATTGAAATACAAGTGGAGCGCGAGAAGCTGCGTCGAACGGAAGCATTATATATGCGAAGTGCCCGCCGGTCGTTTAT CAAGAAGACGCAAGAAGTCGGATCCTTTTGCGCCGCAAAACCAAAGATTAAAACCCAGAAAAAAgggtaagaaatatttaaacgaaCAGAGGAAGCTACagggaaaaaagaagaatcgcACAAACTGGCGAAGAAATTGGACGGACCAAAGAGAGAATGAACAATGGGCTCATGGTGTCAAACTGGGATCGCGGCCACCTTCCAA ACCCAGAGAGCGCATGCGACATCGTTCGAATAGGACCCGTTTGCAGCCAGCTGAGCCAAGAGTTGCCCAAGTATTGCCTCAAGGGCGAGAATACGGCGCTTTTCTGGGTGGTAGACTCAATAGCCATCAGTCACAAAATTTGGACATGAATAATGTTCTTTCGCAatttcacaataaaataaacgatttCGCGCGGGAAGAGATTTTGTTGAAGCCATAA
- the LOC126849531 gene encoding limulus clotting factor C isoform X1: MWKCWILFLCFAGLSSAVSDLSNLNVNSLTSNQSITVRQHESVRRFACPIGFFRLKRFCYYLSAGIAPWRDAYFHCKDRNATLAILDRNGKDRMLRRYLMGDQFTKLERWIGGIFNWQQMAWEWGVTGEKMVFQSFGKIEPGKSEKYAWHCIIMDPALKYKWSARSCVERKHYICEVPAGRLSRRRKKSDPFAPQNQRLKPRKKGKKYLNEQRKLQGKKKNRTNWRRNWTDQRENEQWAHGVKLGSRPPSNRPRERMRHRSNRTRLQPAEPRVAQVLPQGREYGAFLGGRLNSHQSQNLDMNNVLSQFHNKINDFAREEILLKP; encoded by the exons GCTTATCCTCGGCTGTTTCGGACTTGTCAAATCTTAACGTCAATTCTTTGACGTCTAATCAATCGATAACAGTGCGACAACACGAATCCGTGAGACGATTCGCGTGTCCCATAGGATTCTTTCGACTGAAACGATTCTGTTATTACCTGAGCGCCGGCATAGCGCCATGGAGAGACGCGTACTTCCATTGCAAGGACAGAAATGCCACCCTGGCTATATTGGACAGAAATGGAAAGGACAGGATGTTGAGAAGGTACTTGATGGGGGATCAGTTCA CGAAATTGGAGCGGTGGATCGGCGGAATTTTCAACTGGCAACAGATGGCCTGGGAATGGGGTGTGACGGGTGAGAAGATGGTTTTCCAGAGTTTCGGGAAAATAGAACCCGGGAAATCTGAGAAGTACGCGTGGCATTGTATCATAATGGATCCCGCATTGAAATACAAGTGGAGCGCGAGAAGCTGCGTCGAACGGAAGCATTATATATGCGAAGTGCCCGCCGGTCGTTTAT CAAGAAGACGCAAGAAGTCGGATCCTTTTGCGCCGCAAAACCAAAGATTAAAACCCAGAAAAAAgggtaagaaatatttaaacgaaCAGAGGAAGCTACagggaaaaaagaagaatcgcACAAACTGGCGAAGAAATTGGACGGACCAAAGAGAGAATGAACAATGGGCTCATGGTGTCAAACTGGGATCGCGGCCACCTTCCAA tAGACCCAGAGAGCGCATGCGACATCGTTCGAATAGGACCCGTTTGCAGCCAGCTGAGCCAAGAGTTGCCCAAGTATTGCCTCAAGGGCGAGAATACGGCGCTTTTCTGGGTGGTAGACTCAATAGCCATCAGTCACAAAATTTGGACATGAATAATGTTCTTTCGCAatttcacaataaaataaacgatttCGCGCGGGAAGAGATTTTGTTGAAGCCATAA